One Nitrospira sp. DNA window includes the following coding sequences:
- a CDS encoding HD-GYP hydrolase domain containing protein, which produces MSDSQSPGRPIPTTDGAHPILTHERSLANKIAKGSEAGDILDQQLAMLGIQLVTQLNVLIKTSRIHGRTNAALDKPVDSMLTLVKTLAVDGPVVLRLQNDFLFLGDSHLKMSSQQMQVFSSIIDVLNKWKVGGLSFSSVVESKDLREFAYLFVSLDPEKHALTDLQQALEAAGVKGIELEEPRVLQVRQVNEAQSGGGSIGSNTGAALNGSDDLKHKSKAIAKGGYAKAASAVGDLVQNVRTGGTVSFKQAKRAIQNIVELMKQDESTLLGLTTLRCHDQYTHNHSVNVALLAMALGNRAGYPKVELADLGLAALFHDVGKCAIALEILNKPGEFTQEEWAVMRSHPIEGVFTLVRSRGIHNVPARMAAASFEHHMNYDYSGYPKLLVPWTQTVASRIITIADCYDAMTSSRVYRREPMSPANVLKFMFNKSGQSFDPVLLKLFVNCVGIVPIGSLVRLDSGPLAVVIKPAKEREQAERPLVRVITDEDGAPIEQGSELDLTEQDETGTYRHSIVQLVDNAEYRFDTSRYFV; this is translated from the coding sequence GTGAGCGATTCGCAGTCCCCTGGCCGACCGATTCCGACCACGGACGGAGCCCATCCGATCCTCACCCATGAGCGGTCGCTGGCGAACAAGATCGCCAAAGGGTCCGAGGCCGGCGACATCCTCGACCAGCAGCTGGCCATGCTGGGCATTCAACTGGTGACGCAGTTGAACGTCCTGATCAAAACCTCCCGGATTCACGGACGCACCAACGCGGCGCTGGACAAGCCCGTGGACTCCATGCTGACGTTGGTGAAGACGCTGGCCGTGGATGGCCCGGTGGTGCTGCGGTTGCAGAACGATTTCCTCTTCCTCGGCGACAGCCATCTCAAGATGAGTTCGCAGCAGATGCAGGTCTTTTCCAGCATCATCGACGTGCTGAACAAATGGAAAGTCGGCGGGCTGTCGTTTTCCTCGGTGGTGGAGTCCAAAGACCTGCGGGAATTCGCCTATCTTTTCGTCAGCCTCGATCCGGAGAAACATGCCCTCACGGATCTGCAGCAGGCCCTGGAGGCCGCAGGGGTTAAGGGTATCGAACTGGAAGAACCGCGCGTACTCCAAGTTCGACAAGTCAACGAGGCGCAGTCTGGTGGAGGATCGATAGGGTCGAACACGGGAGCTGCTCTCAACGGGTCGGACGATCTCAAACACAAAAGCAAGGCCATCGCCAAAGGCGGATACGCGAAGGCGGCATCGGCGGTCGGCGATTTGGTCCAGAACGTCCGGACCGGCGGGACCGTCAGCTTCAAACAGGCCAAACGCGCGATTCAGAACATCGTCGAACTGATGAAGCAGGATGAATCCACCCTGTTGGGATTGACCACCCTTCGCTGCCACGACCAATATACACACAACCATTCCGTCAACGTGGCCCTGCTGGCGATGGCCCTCGGGAATCGGGCGGGCTACCCGAAAGTCGAATTGGCCGACCTCGGATTGGCGGCGCTGTTTCACGACGTGGGAAAGTGTGCCATCGCCTTGGAAATCTTGAACAAGCCCGGGGAATTCACGCAGGAAGAATGGGCCGTCATGCGTTCACACCCGATCGAAGGCGTCTTCACGCTCGTCAGGTCGCGGGGCATCCACAATGTGCCGGCTCGGATGGCGGCGGCGTCCTTCGAACACCATATGAACTACGACTATTCCGGCTACCCGAAACTCCTCGTGCCCTGGACGCAAACGGTCGCCAGTCGAATCATCACCATCGCCGATTGTTACGACGCCATGACCTCTTCCCGCGTGTATCGTCGGGAACCGATGTCGCCGGCGAACGTGCTCAAGTTCATGTTCAACAAGAGCGGACAGTCGTTCGATCCGGTGCTGCTCAAGCTCTTCGTCAATTGCGTCGGTATCGTGCCGATCGGCAGCCTCGTCAGGCTCGATTCCGGACCGCTGGCGGTGGTGATCAAACCGGCCAAGGAGAGGGAACAGGCCGAACGGCCGTTGGTGAGGGTGATTACGGATGAGGACGGAGCGCCGATCGAACAGGGTTCCGAACTCGACCTTACCGAACAGGATGAGACCGGAACCTACAGGCACAGCATCGTGCAACTCGTGGACAACGCCGAGTACCGTTTCGACACCAGCCGCTATTTCGTGTAA
- a CDS encoding Putative outer membrane protein: protein MGVKRQGTGLRAAMIGVFVAAILGLVSTSPAAEFKMGVIDPQVVLEKSKAGKRALDGLREYVATRQKLLSRDEEELRNTEKQLKEQASKLSEAEKKEKETSFRSKIQDYQKRAQEFNQELQGKQKELVDEYMKKIAVATQTVADKGGYQLVLDKGSEQTVKIVIFNKDTIDLTEQVIKEFDRTNK from the coding sequence ATGGGTGTGAAGCGGCAAGGAACAGGCCTGCGAGCGGCGATGATCGGTGTGTTCGTCGCAGCGATCCTTGGCTTGGTCTCAACGAGCCCGGCGGCGGAATTCAAGATGGGGGTCATCGATCCCCAGGTGGTTCTGGAGAAAAGCAAAGCCGGCAAGCGGGCACTGGACGGGTTGCGGGAATACGTGGCGACGCGTCAAAAGCTGTTGTCGCGGGACGAAGAAGAACTGCGCAATACCGAAAAGCAGCTCAAAGAGCAGGCCTCCAAGCTGAGCGAGGCCGAAAAGAAAGAGAAGGAAACATCCTTTCGCAGCAAGATTCAGGACTACCAAAAGCGCGCCCAGGAGTTCAATCAAGAGCTGCAGGGGAAGCAAAAGGAACTCGTGGACGAGTACATGAAGAAGATCGCCGTGGCCACACAAACGGTCGCGGATAAGGGCGGCTATCAATTGGTGCTCGACAAGGGCAGCGAACAAACGGTAAAGATCGTGATCTTCAACAAAGACACGATCGATTTGACCGAACAGGTCATCAAGGAATTCGACCGCACGAACAAGTAA
- a CDS encoding Iron-sulfur cluster-binding protein has protein sequence MAFSRREFFNNAGFGLLLLPAFLRSPRNILRHLLFEPEGPLVSPKPIPANLFTRDGRSLVVIVYGTDPRFMLRRAIELLGGIDRLSLRGKRVLLKPNVLNDRPPPTTTNPQVVTAMAEMVRANGAAEVVVADGSGIIRLPTSANLTSTGIRAAAEAAGAKVLALEDEPWVRLEPPQAKALTQFYFSRPVYEADIVINLPVIKTHRFAEFSCSLKNFVGAVHPRYRPSVTFWTGDWHERIAELNLAVHPTLTVADGTTTMIEGGPTSGTAAQTDVLVCSGDRVAVDVVAIALLRSFGSWPKLQGRRIEEQRQVKHAAALGLGAGSGRDIEVVSEAVDEAPPAFIRLVEHIRRDLLSL, from the coding sequence ATGGCGTTTTCCAGGCGCGAATTCTTCAACAACGCAGGGTTCGGACTTCTGTTACTCCCGGCATTCTTGCGATCGCCGCGGAACATCCTTCGCCACTTGCTTTTCGAGCCAGAGGGGCCTCTGGTGTCTCCCAAGCCCATTCCAGCGAATCTATTTACACGAGACGGTCGTTCGTTGGTGGTGATCGTCTATGGCACGGATCCGCGCTTCATGCTCCGGCGCGCCATCGAGCTGCTCGGCGGGATCGATCGATTGAGCCTGCGCGGGAAACGCGTGCTTCTCAAACCCAATGTGCTGAATGACCGGCCGCCTCCCACCACGACCAACCCACAAGTGGTTACAGCGATGGCGGAGATGGTACGGGCGAACGGGGCTGCTGAGGTGGTGGTGGCCGATGGTTCCGGAATCATCCGGCTTCCGACGTCCGCCAATTTGACCAGCACAGGAATCCGGGCTGCGGCGGAAGCGGCCGGTGCCAAGGTTTTGGCCCTGGAAGATGAACCCTGGGTGCGGCTTGAGCCGCCGCAGGCCAAGGCCCTCACGCAATTTTATTTTTCCAGGCCGGTCTACGAGGCCGACATCGTGATCAATCTGCCGGTCATCAAGACCCATCGCTTTGCGGAGTTTTCCTGCAGTTTGAAAAACTTCGTCGGCGCCGTTCATCCGCGGTATCGACCGTCCGTGACCTTCTGGACCGGAGACTGGCATGAACGGATCGCCGAATTGAACCTTGCCGTGCATCCCACGCTGACCGTGGCCGACGGCACAACGACCATGATCGAAGGCGGTCCGACTTCCGGCACCGCGGCGCAGACCGATGTGTTGGTCTGCAGCGGTGATCGTGTCGCGGTGGATGTGGTGGCGATCGCCCTGCTGCGGTCGTTCGGCAGCTGGCCGAAACTCCAGGGTAGGCGGATCGAAGAGCAGCGACAGGTCAAGCACGCGGCTGCACTCGGGCTGGGCGCCGGCTCCGGACGCGACATCGAAGTGGTGAGCGAAGCGGTAGACGAGGCTCCACCAGCGTTCATTCGGCTGGTGGAGCACATCAGGCGGGATTTGCTCAGCCTGTAA
- a CDS encoding rhodanese domain protein: MQHNPGFLKIVEEAKQRVRECTVNDVKARLDRAERFHFVDVREDNEYEQDHAAGAIHLGKGIIERDIETVVPNKQEPIVLYCGGGYRSALAADSLRHMGYTDVLSMDGGIKAWRAAGYPIEKGRRP; this comes from the coding sequence GTGCAACATAACCCTGGTTTCTTGAAAATCGTGGAAGAGGCGAAGCAACGGGTGCGCGAATGTACCGTGAACGATGTGAAGGCCAGACTGGATCGCGCCGAACGGTTCCACTTCGTCGATGTCCGTGAGGACAACGAATATGAGCAAGACCATGCGGCGGGGGCGATCCACCTCGGCAAGGGCATCATCGAACGGGATATCGAAACGGTGGTTCCGAATAAACAGGAGCCGATCGTCCTGTACTGCGGGGGCGGCTACCGGTCGGCCTTGGCGGCGGACAGTCTCCGGCACATGGGCTATACCGATGTGCTGTCGATGGACGGCGGCATCAAGGCCTGGCGCGCAGCAGGCTATCCCATCGAGAAGGGCCGTCGCCCCTAA
- a CDS encoding Radical SAM domain protein has translation MRLTIGRQGATIPPMKLVSNPPNRFESARREGFEPPPPVAIQLFEDDTQQILSRNESPDLPFRWSVNPYRGCFHACAYCYARPSHEYWGFGAGTDFDSKIILKRRAASLLRQAFGKPSWNGELIVFSGNTDCYQPIEATLGLTRACLEVCAEHRNPVGIITKGALLVRDLDLFRRLHKEAWIRVYFSIAFADDDMARAVEPQAPSITKRFEAMRLLSEAGIPTGISVAPIIPGLNEDMMPELLSRAKAAGAMTAAWSLLRLPGNVETVFLERMRAAFPERSSKIIHRIQEVRGGTLTDNAFFSRHRGDGTYWRCIEQLFELGRRRAGFVPDDNPIPQSFRRPQAQQSLFPTEE, from the coding sequence ATGCGATTGACAATAGGCCGGCAGGGCGCCACCATACCGCCGATGAAACTCGTCTCCAATCCACCCAATCGGTTTGAATCTGCACGTCGTGAGGGGTTCGAACCGCCGCCGCCTGTGGCGATCCAGCTCTTCGAAGACGACACCCAACAGATCCTGAGCCGAAACGAGAGCCCCGACCTGCCGTTTCGCTGGAGCGTGAATCCCTATCGAGGGTGTTTCCATGCCTGCGCCTATTGTTACGCCAGGCCGTCGCACGAATATTGGGGATTCGGTGCCGGCACCGATTTTGACTCGAAGATCATCCTCAAGCGACGGGCTGCGTCTCTCTTGCGACAAGCTTTCGGCAAGCCGTCCTGGAACGGTGAGCTGATCGTCTTTTCCGGCAATACCGATTGTTATCAGCCCATCGAGGCGACGCTCGGCCTGACGCGCGCCTGTCTCGAAGTCTGCGCAGAGCACCGAAACCCTGTCGGCATCATTACCAAGGGGGCGCTGTTGGTTCGCGACCTGGATCTGTTCAGGCGGCTGCACAAAGAAGCCTGGATCCGTGTCTACTTCAGCATTGCCTTTGCCGATGACGACATGGCCCGTGCAGTGGAACCGCAGGCACCCAGCATCACCAAACGTTTTGAGGCCATGCGCCTCCTGTCCGAGGCTGGTATTCCCACCGGGATTTCCGTCGCGCCGATCATTCCGGGCTTGAACGAGGACATGATGCCGGAACTGTTGTCGCGCGCGAAGGCTGCCGGAGCGATGACCGCCGCCTGGAGCCTGCTCCGTTTGCCGGGCAATGTGGAAACGGTGTTTCTGGAACGGATGCGCGCGGCGTTTCCCGAGCGCAGCTCGAAAATCATTCACCGCATTCAAGAGGTGCGCGGAGGGACCCTGACCGACAACGCCTTCTTCAGTCGGCATCGCGGCGACGGGACCTATTGGCGTTGCATCGAGCAGTTGTTTGAACTTGGGCGACGACGAGCTGGCTTTGTCCCGGACGACAATCCGATTCCGCAGAGCTTCCGCCGTCCTCAGGCCCAACAATCCTTGTTCCCGACGGAGGAGTAG
- a CDS encoding Seryl-tRNA synthetase, with product MYDLRALRDNLDELRDQLGPRGKDVAWDDLRKLTEDRRTQTLQVEELRHQLKKGSEEVARLKRDKQPADGAMAAMKALGEVIKAREEQLRQVEEQLAHVALRIPNLPHVSVPAGQEAGDNVEVRRWGTPPQLSGPVQPHWDLGEALGILDFDRAVRMAKARFAVLTGLGARLERALINYMLDLHTTRHGYREVLPPLLVNRAAMTGTGQLPKFEEDLFQVRDEELFLIPTAEVPITNLHREEILAEESLPIRYTAYTPCFRREAGSYGKDTRGLIRLHQFNKVELVAFAKPEQSYGELERLTAHAEAVLQGLGLHYRVVTLCRGDMGFSAAKTYDIEVWLPSQQTFREISSCSNFEAFQARRANIRWRPKAGKKDAKSEFVHTLNGSGLAVGRTLVAILENYQQPDGTVSIPPALQPYMGGLERIRKE from the coding sequence ATGTACGATCTTCGTGCCTTGAGGGATAACCTTGACGAGTTGCGTGACCAATTGGGGCCGCGCGGCAAGGATGTCGCTTGGGACGACCTCAGAAAATTGACGGAGGATCGACGCACGCAGACGCTCCAGGTCGAAGAACTTCGCCACCAGCTCAAAAAGGGATCGGAAGAAGTCGCCCGGTTGAAACGAGACAAGCAACCGGCCGATGGCGCGATGGCTGCCATGAAAGCCCTCGGAGAAGTCATCAAGGCACGGGAGGAACAGCTTCGGCAGGTCGAAGAACAGCTGGCCCATGTAGCGTTGCGGATCCCGAACCTTCCCCACGTCTCCGTTCCGGCAGGCCAGGAGGCCGGCGACAACGTGGAAGTGCGACGCTGGGGAACGCCTCCACAGCTTTCGGGACCGGTGCAACCCCATTGGGATCTCGGTGAAGCCCTCGGCATTCTCGATTTCGATCGCGCCGTCCGCATGGCAAAAGCACGGTTTGCCGTCCTGACCGGGTTGGGCGCGAGACTCGAACGGGCCCTCATCAATTACATGTTGGATTTGCACACGACCCGGCATGGATACCGCGAAGTGCTGCCGCCGCTGCTGGTCAATCGCGCCGCCATGACCGGGACCGGACAACTACCCAAGTTCGAGGAAGATCTTTTTCAGGTACGTGACGAAGAACTGTTCCTGATTCCGACCGCCGAAGTACCGATCACCAATCTGCACCGTGAAGAGATTCTTGCCGAGGAATCGTTGCCGATCCGTTACACGGCCTATACCCCCTGCTTCCGGCGAGAAGCGGGATCGTACGGAAAAGACACACGCGGCTTGATTCGACTCCATCAATTCAACAAGGTCGAACTCGTCGCCTTTGCGAAGCCGGAACAATCGTATGGGGAATTGGAACGGTTGACTGCTCACGCAGAGGCCGTCTTGCAGGGTTTGGGATTACACTATCGGGTGGTCACTCTATGCAGGGGCGACATGGGCTTCTCCGCGGCAAAAACCTATGATATTGAAGTGTGGTTGCCCTCACAGCAGACCTTTCGAGAAATTTCGTCCTGCAGCAACTTCGAAGCCTTTCAGGCGCGCCGCGCGAACATTCGCTGGCGACCGAAGGCCGGGAAGAAAGATGCCAAGTCCGAGTTCGTGCACACGTTGAACGGATCGGGACTGGCGGTCGGAAGGACCCTGGTCGCCATTCTGGAAAACTATCAACAGCCTGATGGCACAGTGAGTATTCCACCGGCGTTGCAACCCTATATGGGCGGGCTGGAGCGGATACGGAAAGAGTAG
- a CDS encoding Transposase, which translates to MAQTSVASNMWTFVAIDVAKQVNDVLMEFPDGTRQCWRMTNRHDHYKLLRDRLQGLMAPPLIGFEATGNYHRPLAYFLGQAGFELRLISSLAMARTRDALYNSWDKNDPKDAQVLLHLLKGGVTQRYHDPLVQGVNDWQELAQAHVQISLRKTRVQHSILTHYLPLYFPEAEQYYTQSRSQWFSRLLHRVSMSGRDHPLLEGGVLSRSVDSGRAEGQ; encoded by the coding sequence ATGGCCCAAACGTCCGTGGCATCGAACATGTGGACCTTCGTCGCGATTGATGTGGCGAAGCAGGTGAACGATGTGCTCATGGAATTTCCCGATGGGACACGGCAGTGCTGGCGCATGACCAATCGCCATGACCATTATAAGTTGCTCCGTGACCGGCTGCAGGGATTGATGGCACCCCCGCTCATTGGCTTTGAGGCGACGGGGAACTATCATCGGCCCTTAGCCTATTTCCTGGGCCAAGCGGGCTTTGAGCTCCGGCTCATCTCCTCCTTGGCCATGGCTCGGACGCGGGATGCCTTGTACAACTCCTGGGATAAAAATGATCCCAAGGATGCCCAGGTCCTGCTGCACTTGCTGAAGGGGGGCGTGACCCAGCGCTATCATGATCCACTGGTGCAGGGCGTCAATGACTGGCAAGAGCTGGCGCAAGCCCACGTTCAGATCTCGCTGCGCAAGACGCGCGTGCAGCATAGCATTCTGACTCACTATCTGCCGCTGTATTTTCCCGAGGCAGAACAGTACTACACCCAATCCCGCTCACAGTGGTTCAGCCGGCTCTTGCACCGGGTTTCCATGTCCGGCCGCGATCACCCGCTACTCGAAGGAGGCGTTTTATCAAGAAGCGTGGACAGTGGTCGGGCGGAAGGTCAATAA
- a CDS encoding Transposase, IS110 and IS111A family: protein MGPILALTILAEAGDLRRFAHHRQFLKFCGLDLSTEQSGQFRGQSHLCKHGNGRLRCAFWMAAQGAIRMRENTFRQKYDRYMKGDPRNADRKRKAISAVAAKMACVAHGLIKTGTDYRPFFEAAVPSGAFRSPVPSRHLVPS, encoded by the coding sequence GTGGGCCCTATCTTAGCGCTCACGATCTTGGCCGAAGCCGGCGATCTCCGACGTTTCGCCCACCACCGCCAGTTCCTGAAGTTTTGTGGTTTGGATCTGAGCACCGAGCAGTCCGGACAGTTTCGGGGACAGAGCCATCTCTGCAAGCACGGCAATGGGCGACTCCGCTGTGCCTTCTGGATGGCGGCCCAAGGCGCCATCCGGATGCGGGAGAACACCTTTCGCCAAAAATATGACCGCTATATGAAGGGCGATCCCCGAAATGCCGATCGGAAACGGAAGGCGATCTCGGCTGTGGCGGCGAAGATGGCCTGCGTCGCGCACGGGTTGATCAAGACGGGCACTGACTATCGACCGTTTTTTGAGGCAGCCGTACCCAGTGGAGCATTCCGTTCGCCTGTGCCGTCGAGGCACCTCGTGCCCTCGTAG
- a CDS encoding Integrase, catalytic region, producing MQVDVKEVKVAGQKCFQYTALDDCTRYRVLRLYPRKYHGTSLDFLATVRHALPFPIRKVQVDTVLHPEVKRHDRQISSRSHPQAAPNIPLPSQWASSA from the coding sequence GTGCAGGTCGATGTCAAGGAAGTGAAGGTCGCCGGCCAGAAATGTTTTCAATACACGGCCCTCGATGACTGCACGCGGTATCGCGTCTTGCGCCTGTATCCGCGCAAGTATCACGGCACCAGTCTCGACTTCTTGGCCACGGTGCGACACGCCCTCCCATTTCCCATTCGCAAAGTTCAGGTCGACACCGTGCTACATCCGGAAGTCAAGAGGCACGACAGACAAATCTCCTCCCGCAGCCATCCACAGGCTGCCCCCAATATCCCGCTACCCTCCCAGTGGGCTTCCAGCGCTTAA
- a CDS encoding Integrase, catalytic region: protein MRLITTKELSTLRIATRHHHTINSRLAILRSAEEHGFKGAARRFGLDRKTVRTWHRRWVASGPAGLVPCHPLKHRRRLSEETVRRIEQARRELQFGAMRTGIWLDRVHRIRVATATIRRICRDLG from the coding sequence ATGCGATTGATCACGACGAAGGAACTGAGCACCTTGCGCATTGCCACACGGCATCACCACACCATCAACAGCCGGCTGGCGATCTTACGCTCTGCTGAGGAGCATGGCTTCAAAGGCGCCGCCCGGCGATTCGGACTGGACCGCAAGACCGTCCGGACCTGGCACCGCCGTTGGGTGGCCAGTGGGCCCGCCGGATTGGTGCCGTGCCATCCGCTCAAGCACCGCCGGCGGCTTTCCGAAGAGACTGTACGACGCATCGAGCAAGCCCGCCGCGAGCTGCAGTTTGGAGCCATGCGGACTGGCATCTGGCTCGACCGAGTGCATCGCATTCGGGTAGCGACCGCGACGATCCGCCGGATTTGCCGGGACCTCGGCTAG
- a CDS encoding Alkyl hydroperoxide reductase protein C has protein sequence MAIMLFIAAAAPDFTLDGILQHELGRFRLADYRGRWVILFFYPADFTFVHQTEMKAFEKHIEALRNRMTEVVAISVDDPVSHRAWSRELGGLSFPLLSDPTREASRAYGVLNEAEGRASHAIFIVSPEGRIAYMAISPMNVDYRIDDTIRILKLIQEEREGLAEPALSDRSARTSTVALHSTKPGRVQVDRLRERKEQIARRIRAREFVFGLQDGVLSTVGLLSGVATATHSRLAVLITGVTAAVTGGLSMATGSYLATRTEQGIFEKELVDQERLAKDQPHVAQEALLESLVTEGLDRPSAYRIVQTMSRHRELLLRTVQEKVLGLGSVDISQPLNAAAVMYLSFMVGAMIPLLPFVMRTGNQALFLSWAASVATLLSAGVFKGTLTDRPLLRSGLEFAGVALGSALVGWLIGMAFDHFFV, from the coding sequence ATGGCCATCATGCTCTTCATCGCGGCTGCGGCCCCTGACTTCACACTGGATGGCATCCTTCAACACGAGCTTGGCCGTTTTCGGCTGGCTGACTATCGCGGTCGATGGGTGATTCTCTTCTTCTATCCAGCCGACTTCACCTTTGTGCATCAAACTGAGATGAAGGCATTCGAGAAGCACATCGAGGCGCTCCGAAATCGAATGACGGAGGTGGTCGCAATCAGTGTGGACGATCCGGTTAGCCACCGGGCCTGGAGCCGGGAACTGGGCGGGCTGTCATTTCCTTTGCTCAGCGATCCAACACGCGAGGCGTCGCGGGCCTACGGCGTGTTGAACGAGGCAGAGGGTCGGGCGTCTCACGCGATATTCATCGTCTCCCCCGAAGGCCGCATCGCCTATATGGCTATCAGCCCGATGAATGTAGACTACCGCATTGATGACACCATCCGGATCCTGAAACTGATCCAGGAAGAGCGCGAGGGCTTGGCCGAGCCGGCGCTGAGTGATCGCTCCGCGCGTACATCCACGGTAGCTCTCCATTCAACGAAGCCGGGCCGTGTCCAGGTTGACCGCCTGAGGGAGCGAAAAGAACAGATCGCGCGCCGAATCCGTGCGCGTGAGTTCGTATTTGGTCTTCAAGATGGCGTGCTCAGCACGGTGGGACTGCTCAGCGGGGTCGCCACGGCGACGCACAGTCGGCTTGCGGTTCTCATCACCGGCGTGACCGCCGCCGTCACGGGTGGGTTGTCGATGGCAACCGGCTCTTACCTCGCCACGCGGACGGAGCAGGGTATCTTCGAAAAGGAGTTGGTCGATCAAGAGCGGTTGGCGAAGGACCAACCCCATGTGGCCCAGGAAGCGCTATTGGAATCGCTCGTCACGGAGGGGCTGGATCGGCCCTCCGCGTACCGGATCGTCCAGACCATGTCTCGACATCGAGAGCTGCTGCTGCGGACCGTGCAGGAGAAAGTCCTTGGCTTGGGGTCGGTCGACATCTCGCAGCCGTTGAACGCGGCTGCGGTCATGTATCTCTCGTTCATGGTCGGCGCGATGATCCCACTGCTGCCCTTTGTCATGCGGACAGGCAACCAGGCGCTCTTCCTGTCCTGGGCGGCCTCGGTTGCGACCCTCCTCAGCGCCGGGGTGTTCAAGGGAACGCTCACGGACCGACCTCTTCTCCGCTCCGGTCTAGAGTTTGCGGGCGTGGCCTTGGGATCCGCACTGGTCGGCTGGCTCATCGGCATGGCTTTTGACCACTTCTTCGTCTGA